The following are from one region of the Ochotona princeps isolate mOchPri1 chromosome 4, mOchPri1.hap1, whole genome shotgun sequence genome:
- the WNT11 gene encoding protein Wnt-11 isoform X1 yields the protein MRARPQVCEALLFALALHTGVCYGIKWLALSKTPAALALNQTQHCKQLEGLVSAQVQLCRSNLELMHTVVRAAREVMKACRRAFADMRWNCSSIELAPNYLLDLERGTRESAFVYALSAAAISHAIARACTSGDLPGCSCGPVPGEPPGPGNRWGGCADNLSYGLLMGAKFSDAPMKVKKTGSQANKLMRLHNSEVGRQALRASLEMKCKCHGVSGSCSIRTCWKGLQELRDVAADLKSRYLSATKVVHRPMGTRKHLVPKDLDIRPVKDSELVYLQSSPDFCMKNEKVGSHGTQDRQCNKTSNGSDSCDLMCCGRGYNPYTDRVVERCHCKYHWCCYVTCRRCERTVERYVCK from the exons GGCGCTGTCCAAGACGCCAGCGGCCTTGGCACTGAACCAGACGCAGCACTGTAAGCAGCTGGAGGGCCTGGTGTCGGCGCAGGTGCAACTGTGCCGCAGCAACCTGGAGCTCATGCACACAGTGGTGCGTGCGGCCCGTGAGGTCATGAAGGCCTGCCGCAGGGCCTTTGCTGACATGCGCTGGAACTGCTCCTCCATTGAGCTTGCCCCCAACTACCTGCTTGACCTGGAGAGAG ggacccGGGAGTCGGCCTTCGTGTATGCATTGTCAGCGGCCGCCATCAGCCATGCCATCGCCCGGGCCTGCACCTCTGGCGACCTGCCCGGCTGCTCATGCGGCCCCGTCCCAGGTGAGCCACCCGGGCCCGGGAACCGCTGGGGAGGATGTGCGGACAACCTCAGCTACGGGCTCCTCATGGGGGCCAAGTTTTCCGATGCTCCTATGAAGGTGAAAAAAACAGGATCCCAAGCCAATAAACTGATGCGTCTACACAACAGTGAAGTGGGGAGACAG GCTCTGCGTGCCTCTCTGGAAATGAAGTGTAAGTGCCACGGGGTGTCGGGCTCCTGCTCCATCCGCACCTGCTGGAAGGGGCTACAGGAGCTGCGGGATGTGGCTGCTGACCTCAAGAGCCGCTACCTGTCGGCCACCAAGGTGGTACACAGACCCATGGGCACCCGCAAGCACCTGGTGCCCAAGGACCTGGATATTCGCCCCGTGAAGGACTCGGAGCTTGTCTACCTGCAGAGCTCGCCTGACTTCTGCATGAAGAACGAGAAGGTGGGCTCACACGGGACGCAAGACAG GCAGTGCAACAAAACATCAAATGGCAGTGACAGCTGCGATCTCATGTGCTGTGGGCGCGGCTACAACCCCTACACAGATCGCGTGGTTGAGCGGTGCCACTGCAAGTACCACTGGTGTTGCTACGTGACGTGTCGCCGCTGTGAGCGCACTGTGGAGCGCTATGTGTGCAAATGA
- the WNT11 gene encoding protein Wnt-11 isoform X2 gives MHCQRPPSAMPSPGPAPLATCPAAHAAPSQALRASLEMKCKCHGVSGSCSIRTCWKGLQELRDVAADLKSRYLSATKVVHRPMGTRKHLVPKDLDIRPVKDSELVYLQSSPDFCMKNEKVGSHGTQDRQCNKTSNGSDSCDLMCCGRGYNPYTDRVVERCHCKYHWCCYVTCRRCERTVERYVCK, from the exons ATGCATTGTCAGCGGCCGCCATCAGCCATGCCATCGCCCGGGCCTGCACCTCTGGCGACCTGCCCGGCTGCTCATGCGGCCCCGTCCCAG GCTCTGCGTGCCTCTCTGGAAATGAAGTGTAAGTGCCACGGGGTGTCGGGCTCCTGCTCCATCCGCACCTGCTGGAAGGGGCTACAGGAGCTGCGGGATGTGGCTGCTGACCTCAAGAGCCGCTACCTGTCGGCCACCAAGGTGGTACACAGACCCATGGGCACCCGCAAGCACCTGGTGCCCAAGGACCTGGATATTCGCCCCGTGAAGGACTCGGAGCTTGTCTACCTGCAGAGCTCGCCTGACTTCTGCATGAAGAACGAGAAGGTGGGCTCACACGGGACGCAAGACAG GCAGTGCAACAAAACATCAAATGGCAGTGACAGCTGCGATCTCATGTGCTGTGGGCGCGGCTACAACCCCTACACAGATCGCGTGGTTGAGCGGTGCCACTGCAAGTACCACTGGTGTTGCTACGTGACGTGTCGCCGCTGTGAGCGCACTGTGGAGCGCTATGTGTGCAAATGA